In Eulemur rufifrons isolate Redbay chromosome 15, OSU_ERuf_1, whole genome shotgun sequence, the genomic stretch tggggctggaggtgtCCGGAGAGGGTATGAGGGCCAGACCGTGTGATCTGAGCAGCTTGGGCCTCAGAATCTGCTCTTGGGGTTCCCTCCGTCCGTAAAAAGTTCATTGAGCAATGTGCTAGGCCAAGTTAGACGCGATTTCTGACCTGTTCTGCGAACAAGATGTTCAGTcttgcggggggcggggagggtgggggtggactGGTACCTACTTGTCTGcttgcctttcttccttctcctttattaaaagaaaaaaaatgttctgtctTGTTGTTGAGGAATAGTGTGCATAAACAAGTGTTCCCATATAATGTGGTAAAGGTGGTTGATAGCGATAAGGACGGCGGGGGCTGGCATGGGGGGCATCACGCTAAGACTAGGAAGTAGGGCAGAGAGGTGTGTATGTAAGGTTTCATAAGGAGATGACATCCGAATTGAGCCTTGAACAACAGTGAATGGTGAGGAGGGACTAAGAACAGCTTAATTATAAAGACTTGTGTGAAGCGTGCTCTGAGAATATCCGCACTGCAAGCATGTTAAGTTGGTCGGCACTAGTGGTAGGCAAGTGGTAGGCAAGACTGGAGTGGGTCTTGGGCACCGCAGGTAATAGAGAGCTTTTGAAGTGTTTTAAACAGGccggggcagtggctcacgcctgttatcctaggcACTGTGGGAGGGCAAGGCCAGAGAATTGCTTGCACACTTGAGCAAGTTTGAGCCTTGAGTTTGAGCctaactagcctgagcaagagtgagatcccatatTTACCGAAAAGAAAAAACCAGCGGGGCATTTTGGCaagtgcctgcagtcccagctacccgggaggctgaggcagaaggatggcttagagccaggagttgaaggttgcagtgagctacaatgacaccactgcactctactcagggcgtagagtgagactgtctcaacaacgacgacaacaacaacaacaaaaaaaaccccaaggaaACTGAAGAGTTCTTAAGCATATCCGATCAGATTTTCAACCTTGATGGTTGGGAGAGAGTATTTGAGGAGGACATATCAGGCAGGTAGATCTGTTAGATTGTATAAGTGACCTTATAAGTTCATGCCTTGTATAAGGTGTGAGGCATGAACTAAGGCTATGATGGTAGAAATAGAGCAAAAGAGTAACAGAAGGTAAATTTGTGATTGCTTTGATAAGGGCTGTGGGGGAGAGTGTAAAATGACCTTTTGGCTGGGGAAACTGCTTTGATGGATGGTGGTGTCATTCACTGATAAGGAGAAATGGGTCTGGGGAACAGGAATGATTATGCATTCAGTTTCCTGCATGTGGAGAGATCTAGCAGACTGGTAGATTATGTTTGAAATGAGATCAGAAGTGAGATAAAATTTTGGAATTTGTCAGTACAGGTAGTTGCTAAAACCATGAGTGTGGTTGAACTCACCTGGGAGAGAGACAAGAACCTGGCAAATAATAATTAGGGGGTGGGTAGAAGATGTGGAGGAATCATCAGAGAAGACTGGTGCTAAGAAAGCGAGGGAATAGCTTGAAAAGGAGGAATTTTTATCAACAATGCCAAGTATAACAGAGAAGTCTAGTAAGACAAGGATTGAGTATTGTCAACTGGACTAAGCAGTATGGAAGATTGGTCTTTATAGAATAGCTTCTGTGGATGGTTAGAAGCCATATTGCATAGGGTTTTAATGAATGGAAGGCaaaaatggagatttttcaaTAAACTGAAGAAATCACTGTGGGAAAACAAACATCTGATAGAGGGACTTCTGGGCAAAGGGaggtttctggatgagattatgCTAATAGTTTAGGGAAATAACCAGTGGAGAAGTGTGGAGAGATATTGATCACAGAGATTAGGCTTTACTTCatgtttttcttgtctttctagAATTTTCGTGTGGATGTAGTACACATGGATGAAAACTCATTAGAGTTTGACATGGTGGGAATCGATGCAGCCATTGCCAATGCTTTCCGGAGGATTCTATTAGCTGAGGTAttggcaggcatggtggcaaggcTGGAGTTGTGTGGGAAACTGCCTCACTTGTAGAATTAAGTGCCTCAAGCTGTCCTTCCTTATTTTTCCTCCAATTTTGCTGATCATGTCACCACCTCATTCTTTTGCAAACTTTTCATTAAACATTCTAGAAAGAGATAATTGCCCTATCTTGGGAGGTTGGGGGGTAGGTGGGGAACCTACTGAGTTTTTGCAGATgggtgatttctttttccttgggCAGGTGCCAACTATGGCTGTGGAGAAGGTCCTGGTGTACAACAACACATCCATCGTCCAGGATGAGATCCTTGCCCACCGCCTGGGGCTCATTCCCATTCACGCTGATCCCCGTCTATTTGAATATCGGAACCAAGGTGAGGGTCTGAGAAAATGAAGTTTTGAAGGAAAtggactgcctgggttcaaatccaggatTGACTGtgtccttaggcaagttactcatCTTTTGGTACAtcagtgttttcatctgtaaGAACATTAATCCTTGCCTTACGAAGTTTGtcaagaggattaaatgaaaaatgtatgtcAAGCATTCAGCATCGTGCCTGGCACACAAATGTTCACTCGTTTTAAGAGGTCCCTCCATTTGTGCAGGAGATGAAGAAGGCACAGAGATAGATACTTTGCAGTTTCGTCTGCAAGTCAGGTGTACTCGGAACCCCCACGCTGCTAAAGATTCCTCTGACCCCAATGAGCTTTATATGAACCACAAAGGTGAGTAGTGGTAGGATGAGGAAGAGAGCTGACCTACCGGTGGGTGCTAGTGTTATACGGAGGTCCTCTGACATGTTTTTCCTCCAGTGTACACCAGGCACATGACATGGGTCCCCCTGGGGAACCAGGCTGACCTCTTCCCAGAGGGCACTATCCGACCAGTGCACGATGATATCCTCATTGCTCAGCTGCGGCCTGGCCAGGAGATTGACCTGCTCATGCACTGTGTCAAGGGCATTGGTGAGAACCCTGTGGcctgccctgggcagggaggTAGTTAGACTGCAGTGGGTAAGGTGTGACTAAAGAACTCAGTTGACAGGCAGAAAACCATCAGGCTTGTGCTTTTGCTGTTAGTGGCTTAGGAAGTGAAGGGTTTCCTACAGGCTGATAGCCCTTTTCCCTCCAGGCAAAGATCATGCCAAGTTTTCGCCAGTGGCAACAGCCAGTTATAGGCTCCTGCCAGACATCACCCTGCTTAAGCCTGTGGAAGGGGAAGCAGCTGAGGAGTTAAGCCGGTGCTTCTCACCTGGTGTTATTGAGGTGCAGGAAATTCAAGGTATGGTATTTGGGATATTGTTCAGGTCAGGTtctaaagtatattttctttgaaggtgacagagaatatataaaaactctgggctccaaaaaaacaaagtatGATGTAATTTGTTTTCGTTAGGTAAAAAGGTGGCCAGAATTGCCAATCCCCGGCTAGATACCTTCAGCAGGGAAATTTTCCGGAATGAGAAGCTAAAGAAGGTTGTACAGCTTGCCCGGGTTCGGGATCATTATATCTGTGAGTATGAAGTGGCAGAGtcgggggtgagggggtgggtaGGTGCTCTTTGGTGCTGTGGCTTCCTCTCAGAGTCCACATGTGGAATATAGGCGTAATCTATAACAGAAGCCTTTTCAGTGTAAGCCCTGCCTAGGCTAAAAATGTCTCTTTGATCCCCAGTCTCTGTTGAGTCAACGGGTGTGTTGCCACCGGACGTGCTGGTGAGCGAGGCCATCAAAATACTGATGGGGAAGTGCCGACGGTTCTTGGATGAACTAGAAGCAGTTCAGATGGACTGAGGTTTGCACTGGAGTTATTTGATGGCTGGGCTTGGATGCTCCCGAGGCATGCTGAAGCTTTGGGTTCTGGTCTGCCCTATAGGACTGCTATAGAGAGCCCATTGTGACTAGTGGTCCCGAGTTTCCTGGGacaattccaattttattttgaatcaatacattttgttaaatgtGCCAAAAAATGACTCTTATGCCTTTTTGTAAGGCCTttgatgtaaataaataaattcacatcctaatttttttttcagagacttGAGTTTTGGTCTAAAAATAGGGGGCCTCGCTTCAGAACCAGTTTGGCATTTAGCAGTTAAGAACATTGGGCTCAGGCCTGGcgtggtggggcatgcctgtaatcctagcactttgggaggccgaggcaggaggatcacttgaggcgaggagattgagacaagcctgagcaagagcaagacaccatctctataaaagtcaaaaaatcagccgggcatggtgatgcacacctatagtcccagctactagggagtctggcaggaggatcacttgagcccacgagttcacggttgcaatgaactatggtgacaccactgcactgtagcctgggcaggTGATGGCGTGAGACCTTGCCTCAAAACAAAACATGGGCTCAGATGTCACTGCCGGTTAGGGCCAAGCTAAAAAATCTCCTGAGGAATGCCAAATTGAGGTGGTTTCTGGGGACATAGCAAACCCTAAAAAAACATGCAAGGTGCCAGAGTGAATGTGCCACTTTGCCTATCTCCTGGATTACCAGGGAAGTTCATGTTGCTATTGACAGCTTTGCAAAGAACAGCAGCAATTCCTTGGACAGTCCATGGGCCTGAGCAGCCACGTATGCAAGACACTGAGAATGCATGGGCTACCTAGTCTAGGGGGTCAGGCGTAGAAATCTAACTGGCATACTATTTCAGGGAGCATCACAGATGAGGTCCGTCAGTCACAGTTCCTCCTGTCTAGTCCCCTTAGGATGCTCTTGAGGAAGTAACTCTTGAGTATGTTCCTGCTTTCAAGACTGATTTGAAAAAGGCAGATGGGATCCTTTATGTATGAAATTGAGATTTTTACTGACATGCAGATGTGCTTTAGAGTTAATGTTTCTACAAAAAGTTtctataaacaatagaaaatatctaGCATGAAGTCACAGgatgttaaaaatattacaacACAATAAATATAACTACACCCTCCACAGCCCCAACCAGAGAGAAGAGTAGGCAGCTATCAAGTTTGGAGGGAAACACTCTTTGAGATCGCTTTCACAATCTACAGAAACCCAAAGCACCACACAGGAAAGGAGCAGGGCAAGTCTGGATAGCAGAGCTGCAACACGAGACTCCTAAGGTGTGCCTCCCCAGCTTTGCTTCCTGCGAGCCTTACCCTGCCTGCGGCCTGCACCAGCTAAAAGTTATAGCTTCAGTCCACTTCGGCTCTCACTGAAAGCCTCTCGTCAGTGCATCAGAGGGATGACAGACGTGTCCGTGCAGAATACATGGACATATGCTGTGTGGTCTCTGTATGGATTAATCCTGTCTTAGGGCCACCGGTAATGATCTCAGGGGTAGGTCCCAATATCCATGTCCTCTCTCCTTACAGGGCTTTCCAGTGACCTCTAGAATGGACTCAGTACACGTTATGATGGgaaagcatattttcttttcttttggaaatggCCCTTAAGAAAAGTAACCAGGGCCCATTTTGGAAGGCACCTGGACTCAGATAGTCCTAGGAAGAGACCAGTGGCTTTGCTAGCTACTTGTCACAGATATAGCCTAGCTGGTCTGGATTATTCTTTGATGACAATGCTGTCATATGACACTAGATAGGGTACTGTGGCTCTTGTGCCTGAGTGTACCCCAAGGTGGGGCAAACCAGAGAGGGGTCATTGATGGAAGGATAAGGTGTGTGAGCTCTAAGGGGGATGTTAGCACTAAAGACTGCCCAGCCCTGGTCCCTGGAGGTTCTACACTTGATACCATGCCCAGAGTTTAGCAGTAGCCCGTACCATGGATCCCATCAGGTGACCAGATTCTGGCCCCAAAGTTGAGGGAACTGGCCAAATTTGCCCCTGGGGAGTGGGGATGGTTCCCTGCTAGCTCTGCAGCAAGGGGGCTCAGTGAGACTTGCAGTGGTTCAGGATGAAGTCTGGCACAAGTAAGTGGAGGCTGAGACCTTGCCACAAGCCCAGTTGTTGCAGTGTTGGGCACAGCGCCCCTAGTTACCATTCTGCACAGGTGTGTGGCTGCATAGAGGTGGGAGGGCTTGGGGAGAAGGGCTGCTCTACTCTAGCTTTTTTTGGAAAAGCCAAATCTCCAGGTAGACTGGGAACAACCTGGGACATGTTGACAGAATGGTGGAAGCCCTAACTCCCTCTCTTGATACTTTAGTATAATTACTTCTGGCCCTGCACAGGCCCACTCTCTCCAGCTCCAGACCTGGATCTCTCCAGGCTGACAATGGTGGGAAGTGAGGTGGCAGTGTGAGAAGGGCCTAGAGATTAGCTACGGAGGGGAAGAAGAGATGACAATAAAGGCCGAGGAAGGATGCCCAAAAACTTGATTCAGGGTTCAAAGATGGTGGCCAGGCTGCCCCCGTCGTTGTCCAGCACCTCTGTCTCCAGcattggctttgtttttttgaaaagtgatGGAAGATTCTTAATGTGAACTTCTTTTCGGAACTGCTCTCCCAAGGGTTTCTgttgaaaacaaatgagaaagaacTAATGCTGGACCTTGAGGAGTGGGTTAAAGATCATTCCACCATAATGCTCTGTAACTACAGCTGGTTTCTGGTTTGCCCAAACACATGGGTTAGGAGTACTAGTGAAAGTGCTTGACCTACCCCAATGCAACCAGCAATGAGGCGTTTGAATTGGTCCTTCCTGCGTTTGTCAGCCACTTTCTGCTGGGAGGGGTTCAAAAGCTTGCAGTCAAACTGGTCCAGAGAGTCTTTCTGTATTTCAGGAATTTGCTCCATAACGGCTCTTATCTCCAGGTACCTAGGGCGCTGATAAGTGAGGATAAACTTAGTTGATGTCGGTTTGGAAACTGCCATCCTCTCTTCACCCTCCCTATTCCCTGCCACACCCCACCCACCTCTCAGGGGCAGCACTAGCAAATTGGGCAGATGCCTACATCTAGGGTAAGGCCCAAGAGACTGGGAGCAAGCGATGCACACTAAAGCCGCAGCCATCCTGCCCCCAAGCTGTCCCCACTCACCAGTGCCTCATAGATCTGGAAAGCCAGGTGGACCAGAGAAGCCATGCACCCGTCGTGCTGCCCGTGCGTCTGTAAGCCTTTCAGCACACTGGTGAAAAGCCACGTAACCGCATCTGCGAGCAGTGTCCCTGACAGCACCTGGGGAGACAACTGTGCTCAGGCCACAGGGGCCTCTCTGAAGGCCCCAGCACCCCAATTCTTCCAAACGATTCAGTTAATCTGCATGACCCAAACCTTCCATGAGGGGCGGGAAGGGGTGAATAGCCATACTTGTTTGAGGAGAGGCCAGCAGAGCTGTGTGGTTGTCCGCTGACAGGACAGAGTATCCTTCCAGGCCAAGGAATTGAAGGCTGTAATTAACAGTGCTGTGCAAACATCCTAAACAGGAAAGGGTGAAGGATTacaatgggaaaacaaacactatTTTCTCCAATTATTCTTATACATAAGGAGCTGGAGTTATAATAGGTAagcaagaaaatgataaaagcagCTACTGAAAAGAAGTGAGTTTACTTCCTGTTTTTGCTTATCAGGaagtcaaaaagaagaaaacaatatataagAGAAAACCTACGTGTAGACCAGAGACAAAGCTCAGGCCTCAGGGAAGTGCCGATACCGGGGATTTGCATCAGTGTGCCTGTGTGTTTCTCTGAGAGCCTGTGCCCATGCTGGCATGGGAGACACCACGGCCTTGCtccttttttcccttgtttttttcCTGGGGCCTTTAGGAACCAGGAACTTATATAAAGGAGTATTACAAAAAACTCTTTTGATGATATCCTAGAGTGAGAAAAGTGGAAGCTGGTTCCCCAGCTGGGCAAGGAGAAAAGGCGTCACTTGCCCCCTACACCCACCTCGTGCTTCATCAGACATTTGCCCAGATCTGTAAGCTCTGCCATGGCTGAGGGGGTTACCTCAGTGGCCatcatctcttcatctgtaagtAGAGAGCAGAACGTTAAACTCCATCCTTTCAGAACGGAGAAGAATATCCTATTCTGACACAAGTCTAAAAAGCACAGCAAAGTTGAATATCCTAGGCCGACTGATGCCTGAATCAGTCAGGACATTCTCCCCACTCACAAAAGGACGTACAGCCCATGCCCATGGCAGATCTAGAGCTGCATCTAGCCACACGTGTGGGGAACAAGGGAGCTGCTGGGCAGTAACTTCAAAAGCTGCAAATGCTGAGGCTCTTTCACCACTGAACAAATAAGTGGGCACCCACTGCAGCAGGCAATGATTTAGTTACGGGAGATATCAGCCCATTCCCCGAtgagagcttacattctaggagGGAAATAGGTAacgaatacataaataaaaacataatgtcAGAAAGTGTTAAGTGCGAAAAAATAAAGCAGACGAAGAATATATAGAGAGTAGCCGGAGTTGCTATTTTTGATAACTTGGTCATGGAAGACCTCCTgtaggaggtgacatctgagcagagacctgaatgaagcATGGGAACAGGACATATATATAGTTGGGAGAGAATCATTGTAGatagaggaaacagcaagtgcagagGCTCTGAGGTAGGAGTACGATGGAGGAACACAGCAGGAAGGCCAACACAGGTAAGAGCTAGATGGAGGACATCTCATCAACACCAGACTActaggcaaaccatttctatagcAACTGACCTGGTTCAGAAGGACCAGTATTTAGAAGCCTAAAGGTAGACCTCCAAGGGCCAGGCAACAGGCTCACTTACCATCTCCATCTGCAGGGGGAGCAGTACTGTGCTCAGCTCCTCTCTTTGAAACACAGCAAACCGCTGAAGCAAGAAACCAGGGTTACTGGGTGAAGGAAGGGTTATATACTACCATGATAGCCACCTCAGGTGGACTCATCCCAAACCATCTCTggccaggtgggaggaggggaaagtgTACTGTCCAAGGCACAAAAATCTGCTTCACTAAAAGAAATAGAGGCATTTTGATGACGTTGACCAAACCGTGTTTTGGTCTTTCTTCAAATACAATTAACTGGAGAGAAATTACAGAATTCTCTAATGTAAGTGACTAGAATGGATGCCTGATACATCCCTGGTCTACTTTGGGTCTCAAACAAATGAAATGACCCAGTAccatttctttcaacatttccaaaaacagaaaagaaaattaaccacCTCTATGTCcacaaatttaaattttcccTATTTTGACAAAACTAGGAAGTTATTCCTAACATGAATCTAAATTCCTCCTGCTATTTTAGACCATTTCTTCATGTTCTGGCCTTGGTAAAAGCTCCCAATTCATAAAATGTCCTTAGGTTGACTGAAAGATTACCTAGCTTCTGCCTAGTTATTTCTTATCAATCTGTCAGTATTGCTGCAAACATGCATCTCTGCATCAATCTAACCTTCATGGGGTTGGCTGAGTGACCAGCTCTTTTACCAGGAACATTTTTCTATACTACCCCTGGTTCCCACATGCCACTTACTGATTAGGTCCATGACTTCTCGGGTTAACATCCTCACCAGTTGCTCCTCCAACATCTCTTGAGACTCTGGATTTTCATCTGCAGTCTCATCTTCTCCACTGCGGAACACCAGGGGGCCAAGTTCCATGGGAGTGCAGAAAGGGAAGGACAAGGAAAGCagtgaccctaaccagaccccctgtGCCAACTTTCTTCTCTGGGTCTACGTTCCATGCAAAAGTTGGGAGTAGACAGCAATGacccactgaaggacattatT encodes the following:
- the POLR1C gene encoding DNA-directed RNA polymerases I and III subunit RPAC1 isoform X1 produces the protein MAAAPAVEEMRSRVVLGEFGVRNVHTTDFPGNYSGYDDAWDRDRFEKNFRVDVVHMDENSLEFDMVGIDAAIANAFRRILLAEVPTMAVEKVLVYNNTSIVQDEILAHRLGLIPIHADPRLFEYRNQGDEEGTEIDTLQFRLQVRCTRNPHAAKDSSDPNELYMNHKVYTRHMTWVPLGNQADLFPEGTIRPVHDDILIAQLRPGQEIDLLMHCVKGIGKDHAKFSPVATASYRLLPDITLLKPVEGEAAEELSRCFSPGVIEVQEIQGKKVARIANPRLDTFSREIFRNEKLKKVVQLARVRDHYIFSVESTGVLPPDVLVSEAIKILMGKCRRFLDELEAVQMD
- the POLR1C gene encoding DNA-directed RNA polymerases I and III subunit RPAC1 isoform X2 translates to MAAAPAVEEMRSRVVLGEFGVRNVHTTDFPGNYSGYDDAWDRDRFEKNFRVDVVHMDENSLEFDMVGIDAAIANAFRRILLAEVPTMAVEKVLVYNNTSIVQDEILAHRLGLIPIHADPRLFEYRNQGDEEGTEIDTLQFRLQVRCTRNPHAAKDSSDPNELYMNHKVYTRHMTWVPLGNQADLFPEGTIRPVHDDILIAQLRPGQEIDLLMHCVKGIGKDHAKFSPVATASYRLLPDITLLKPVEGEAAEELSRCFSPGVIEVQEIQGKKVARIANPRLDTFSREIFRNEKLKKVVQLARVRDHYICEK